The following are from one region of the Tachyglossus aculeatus isolate mTacAcu1 chromosome 13, mTacAcu1.pri, whole genome shotgun sequence genome:
- the SKIDA1 gene encoding SKI/DACH domain-containing protein 1 gives MGDLKSGFEEVDGVRLGYLVIKGKPMFALSQVFTDLLKNIPRTTVHKRMDHLRVKKHHCDLAELRRLKAIHSIAFHAAKCTLISREDVEALHASCKTERGRRRKGARDGDAPLPGSRHAPPPPPPPPLWLGLNGAAQPLPSSRPGAAASPPAADLPQIFSPFPGRRSSPEAARPPGKPPPDYDYEAAAPSPAGSTGPARRGCRRGPRLLLGAPHPRGYRAKVTAAAAAAAAAAAAAAAAVAGATCLERFHLATGGFCPPPHRARTPRARPRRPQQARRQQQQQQQQRRQQPPHLSGFPERYSSDSESSSYSDHAANDSDFGSSLSSSSNSASSSSSSSSSSSSSSEDSAGSDSSEASSDDDDDDEDEEDTSSDSDSSSGSSRVSVQSIRFRRTSFCQPPPGVQAQASLLYRLATVVAAPKPAAFEEAARLADLKSGVKAEAPEEWSYPIWAPRTPPGCCPASLGSCFAEIRNDRVSEITFPHSEIPNNVKRTDLTINCVAEGASSPSPKTNNAFPQQRILREARKCLQATTTHCADNDTIAARFLNNDSSAAAANSEKGSKILHCIELATDLPSLQTEPEMDPAAAADPGITAAAAAAAVTATTAAAAAAAAAAENQGWPFPHNIKIKVEDSSTNEEYEPDLVKHKLKCECNDTKGEFYHVAESKEEEEEEEEEKDALLTAKEDFACTEKETTSLNPLTQSQGLSCTLGSPKPEDGEYKFGARVRKNYRTLVLGKRPVLQPPPVKPNLKSARSPRPTGKTETHEGTLDDFTVTNRRRRVASNVASAVKRPFNFMANFPCPPSLIIGNDGDFLPAYSLNTTKDSQTPHKAHPIWKWQLGGSAIPLPPSHKFRKFNS, from the coding sequence ATGGGGGACTTGAAGTCGGGTTTTGAAGAGGTGGATGGCGTGCGGCTCGGGTACCTCGTCATTAAAGGAAAGCCCATGTTTGCCCTCTCCCAGGTGTTCACCGACCTGCTGAAGAACATCCCGCGGACCACGGTGCACAAGCGCATGGACCACCTCCGGGTGAAGAAGCACCACTGCGACCTGGCGGAGCTGCGGCGGCTCAAGGCCATCCACAGCATCGCCTTCCACGCGGCCAAGTGCACGCTCATCTCCCGGGAGGACGTGGAGGCCCTGCACGCCTCGTGCAAGACGGAGCGGGGCCGCCGGAGGAAAGGGGCCCGCGACGGCGACGCCCCCCTCCCGGGATCCCGGcacgccccgccgccgcccccgccgcccccgctctGGCTGGGATTGAATGGAGCCGCGCAGCCGCTGCCAAGCAGCCGCCCCGGGGCCGCCGCCTCGCCCCCCGCCGCCGATCTACCTCAAATCTTCAGCCCCTTCCCCGGCCGCCGCTCCTCCCCCGAGGCCGCCCGCCCCCCGGGCAAGCCCCCGCCGGACTACGACTACGAGGcggccgcccccagccccgccggCTCCACCGGCCCGGCGCGCCGGGGCTGCCGCCGGGGGCCCCGCCTTCTGCtcggggccccccacccccgggggtaCCGGGCCAAAGtcaccgcggcggcggcggcggctgcagcCGCAgctgcagccgccgccgccgccgtagCCGGGGCAACCTGCCTGGAGCGGTTCCATCTGGCGACCGGGGGCTTCTGCCCGCCCCCGCACCGGGCCCGGACCCCCCGTGCCCGGCCCCGCCGGCCGCAGCAGGCCCGCcgccaacagcagcagcagcagcagcagcggaggCAACAGCCGCCACATCTGTCCGGTTTCCCCGAGCGTTACAGCAGCGACTCCGAGTCCAGCTCCTACTCGGACCACGCGGCCAACGACTCGGACTTCGGGTCCAGCCTGTCCAGCAGCAGCAACTccgcgtcgtcgtcgtcgtcgtcctcctcgtcgtcgtcctcctcctccgagGACAGCGCGGGGTCGGACTCCAGCGAGGCCAGctcggacgacgacgacgacgacgaggacgaggaAGACACGTCCTCCGATTCGGACTCCAGCTCCGGCTCCAGCCGGGTCTCGGTGCAGAGCATCCGCTTCAGGCGCACCAGCTTCTGCCAGCCCCCCCCCGGCGTGCAGGCGCAGGCCAGCCTCCTGTACCGCCTGGCCACCGTCGTCGCCGCCCCCAAGCCCGCCGCCTTCGAGGAGGCCGCCAGGCTCGCCGACCTCAAAAGCGGGGTCAAAGCCGAGGCGCCCGAGGAGTGGAGCTACCCCATCTGGGCCCCCAGGACACCGCCCGGCTGCTGCCCCGCCAGCCTTGGAAGTTGTTTTGCCGAGATAAGGAACGATAGGGTATCTGAGATCACATTCCCACACTCCGAAATTCCCAATAACGTAAAGAGAACTGACCTGACGATTAACTGCGTGGCGGAGGGGGCCTCTTCACCTAGCCCAAAGACAAACAATGCATTTCCACAACAAAGAATACTCAGAGAGGCCAGGAAATGCCTGCAAGCAACTACTACACACTGTGCAGATAACGATACAATAGCTGCTAGGTTCTTAAATAATGATTCTTCGGCGGCGGCGGCAAATTCAGAAAAAGGTTCCAAAATCCTGCATTGTATTGAATTGGCCACGGATTTGCCCTCATTACAAACTGAGCCTGAGATGGACCCTGCTGCTGCAGCTGATCCAGgaataacagcagcagcagcagcagcagcagtaacagccacaacagcagcagcagcagcagcagcagcagcagcagaaaatcAGGGATGGCCCTTTCCGCACAATATTAAAATCAAAGTAGAGGATAGTAGCACTAATGAAGAATATGAACCTGACCTTGTTAAACATAAGCTAAAATGCGAGTGCAATGATACAAAGGGTGAATTTTACCATGTGGCTGAgagtaaggaggaggaagaggaggaggaggaggaaaaggacgcTTTGTTAACAGCCAAGGAAGATTTTGCATGCACTGAAAAAGAAACCACTTCCTTAAACCCACTGACTCAGAGTCAGGGCCTTTCATGCACTTTAGGTTCTCCAAAGCCTGAGGATGGGGAATATAAATTTGGTGCGAGGGTGAGAAAAAATTACAGGACACTGGTGCTGGGAAAACGACCTGTACTACAGCCTCCTCCAGTCAAACCAAATTTGAAATCAGCTAGAAGCCCACGTCCTACAGGTAAAACTGAGACACATGAAGGAACACTGGATGATTTTACAGTTACCAATAGACGCAGAAGGGTAGCCAGCAATGTAGCATCAGCAGTGAAAAGGCCATTTAATTTCATGGCAAATTTTCCCTGTCCACCGTCACTAATTATTGGTAATGATGGGGATTTCTTGCCGGCTTATTCCTTAAATACCACTAAGGATTCCCAAACTCCTCACAAGGCCCATCCTATATGGAAATGGCAGCTGGGCGGTTCTGCAATACCTCTTCCACCTAGTCACAAATTCAGGAAATTTAATTCATAA